Proteins encoded within one genomic window of Hevea brasiliensis isolate MT/VB/25A 57/8 chromosome 8, ASM3005281v1, whole genome shotgun sequence:
- the LOC110642102 gene encoding pathogenesis-related protein 1-like translates to MLCKLPLALCFLLGRALIFSSYAQDTPHDYLNAHNQARIHVGVGPLTWDDKVAAYAQNYANQRISDCNLVHSGGPYGENLAWGSGDLSGTDAVKMWVDEKAYYDYNSNSCAPGQMCGHYTQVVWRDSVRLGCAKVTCNSGGTFIGCNYDPPGNYIGQRPY, encoded by the coding sequence ATGCTTTGCAAGCTCCCATTAGCCCTTTGTTTTCTCTTGGGCAGAGCCCTAATCTTTTCTTCTTACGCCCAAGACACACCACATGACTATCTGAATGCTCACAACCAGGCTCGAATACATGTTGGTGTTGGACCCTTGACTTGGGACGACAAGGTCGCAGCCTACGCACAGAACTACGCAAACCAACGTATTAGCGACTGCAATCTTGTGCACTCTGGCGGGCCTTACGGCGAGAACCTGGCATGGGGAAGTGGTGACCTTTCAGGCACAGACGCCGTGAAGATGTGGGTTGATGAAAAGGCCTATTAtgattataattctaattcttgTGCTCCAGGCCAAATGTGTGGGCACTATACTCAGGTGGTTTGGCGAGACTCGGTTCGCTTAGGGTGTGCTAAGGTGACCTGCAACAGTGGAGGAACCTTCATTGGGTGCAACTATGACCCTCCTGGCAACTATATTGGGCAGCGTCCTTACTAG